GAACCCAATCTGAATAAAAACCGATTGTGTTTCCTTTTGCGCACATTTTCAGGTGGACCGCATGCTATTTCTCTACTTATAGATAttaaaaaatgataaagaattaAATAAAATTGTTGCAATGTCAATTTCAGGCACGATATCACTTTGATCAACATATTGATCATTCACATTTTTTTCATCTTCCAAGCTGAAACGCAATGTAATTGTCCATATCGAttgtgacaaaaaaatcaattaatTCGATGGTTGAAAAATGTTGTTGTCTTAAGAGGCGGATAATAATGACATCATCAACGACATTAatcttaaaaagaaagaaaatataaCCCCCAAAAAATCAAACATTGCGTGGGTATTCTCTGTGCTTTTGAGTGCATTtgagtgagagaaaaaacaaatatTTGCATCGTTCGTCAAGGATAGTTTTCCAGGCTTCGATCTAGAAAGTTGTACAAAGTAATACATTACACAAATATTTGCATCGTTCGTTAAGTTTTCCGGGCTTCGATCTACCGAGTTGTACATAGCAATACATTACACACATATTTGCAACGTTCGTTAAGGATAGTTTTCCGGGCTTCGGTCTAGAGAGTTGTACATAGTAATACATTACACCAATATTTGCAACGTTCGTTAAGGATAGTTTTCCGGGCTTCGGTCTAGAGAGTTGTACATAGTAATACATTACACCAATATTTGCAACGTTCGTTAAGGATAGTTTTCCGGGCTTCGGTCTAGAGAGTTGTACATAGTAATACATTACACCAATATTTGCAACGTTCGTTAAGGATAGTTTTCCGGGCTTCGGTCTAGAGAGTTGTACATAGTAATACATTACACCAATATTTGCAACGTTCGTTAAGGATAGTTTTCCGGGCTTCGATCTAGAGAGTTGTACATAGTAATACATTACACCAATATTTGCATCGTTCGTTAAGGATAGTTTTCCGGGCTTCGGTCTAGAGAGTTGTACATAGTAATACATTACACCAATATTTGCATCGTTCGTTAAGGATAGTTTTCCGGGCTTCGGTCTAGAGAGTTGTACATAGTAATACATTACACCAATATTTGCATCGTTCGTTAAGGATAGTTTTCCGGGCTTCGGTCTAGAGAGCTGTACATAGTAATACATTACACCAATATTTGCATCGTTCGTTAAGGATAGTTTTCCGGGCTTCGATCTACAGAGTTGTACATAGTAACACATCACACCAATATTTGCAACGTTCGTTAAGGATAGTTTTCCGGGCTTCGATCTACAGAGTTGTACATAGTAATACATTACACCAATATTTGAAACGTTCGTTAAGGATAGTTTTACGGGCTTCGGTCTAGAGAGTTGTACATAGTAATACATTACACCAATATTTGCAACGTTCGTTAAGGATAGTTTTCCGGGCTTCGGTCTAGAGAGTTGTACATAGTAATACATTACACAAATATTTGCATCGTTCGTTAAGGATAGTTTTCCGGGCTTCGATCTACAGAGTTGTACATAGGAATACATTACACCAATATTTGCATCGATCGTTAAGGATAGTTTTCCGGGCTTCGGTCTAGAGAGTTGTACATAGTAATACATTACACCAATATTTGCATCGTTCGTTAAGGACAGTTTTCCGGGCTTCGATCTACAGAGTTCTACATAGTAATACATTACACAAATATTTGCATCGTTCGTTAAGGACAGTTTTCCGGGCTTCGATCTACAGAGTTGTACATAGTAATACATTACACCAATATTTGCAACGTTCATTAAGGATAGTTTTCCGGGCTTCGGTCTAGAGAGTTGTACATAGTAATACATTACACCAATATTTGCAACGTTCGTTAAGGATAGTTTTCCGGGCTTCGGTCTAGAGAGTTGTACATAGTAATACATTACACCAATATTTGCAACGTTCGTTAAGGATAGTTTTCCGGGCTTCGGTCTAGAGAGTTCTACATAGTAATACATTACACCAATATTTGCAACGTTCGTTAAGGATAGTTTTCCGGGCTTCGGTCTAGAGAGTTGTACATAGTAATATATTACACCAATATTTGCATCGTTCGTTAAGGATAGTTTTCCGGGCTTCGGTCTAGAGAGTTGTACATAGTAATACTTTACACCAATATTTGCAACGTTCGTTAAGGATAGTTTTCCGGGCTTCTGTCTAGAGAGTTGTAAATAGTAATACATTACACCAATATTTGCATCGTTCGTTAAGGATAGTTTTCCGGGCTTCGGTCTAGAGAGCTGTACATAGTAATACATTACACCAATATTTGCATCGATCGTTCGTTAAGGACAGTTTTCCGGGCTTCGATCTACAGAGTTCTGCATAGTAATACATTACACAAATATTTGCATCGTTCGTTAAGGACAGTTTTCCGGGCTTCGATCTACAGAGTTGTACATAGTAATACATTACACCAATATTTGCATCGTTCGTTAAGGATAGTTTTCCGGGCTTCGGTCTAGAGAGTTGTACATAGTAATACATTACACCAATATTTGCAACGTTCGTTAAGGATAGTTTTCCGGGCTTCGGTCTAGAGAGTTGTACATAGTAATACATTAcaccaattcttcttcttcttctgcgttcgatgttgatggccgtgctaaatcctcagaccagtggctgccaggaagtccgcagtcttgcgcagttcgtcggcaggaccccagagtttggctccaacactggtctcttcttgccagaacttctggcgtattgtctctagatgggggtagttctggagaatgtgctccggagtttgctcttccgagccacattcacagtgtgcgtcatctgcaaggcccagtctcttgaggtgtttcttcagtccacagtgccctgtccttagacggaaaatggtggtttggcttctccggtctagtttgttgatggggtcttcctgtgggttgtagtctccgtttctctttttccagttttctttcttcttccgttgtagaagagtcttggcttctttgtacgAGGTGGAGTTGTGTGGTTGGGGAAGTCTCGCACCTCCTTTTGCCAGCCTGTCCGCTTCTTCATTGCCGGCAATGCCGACATGAGCCGGTATCCACTGGAGCACCACATTGTTGTGTTGAGACAGGGTGCTGAGGCAGTTGTCGAGTTGCCTGGTGGGGAGGTCAGTGGGGCCAGACAGAAGGGACTGGAGGACGGACAGGGAGTCAGTGAGGAGGACGATGTTTTGCCGACTGCGGTCTTCCCCTGTTGCGTGTTCTTCTGCAGTGATGAGGGCATGGAGCTCGGCCCTGTAGTTCGAGCTCAGGTCACCAGCTGGGACGGAGAGGGAGGTGGTGGTCCCGTTTGGGCGACGGATGTAGACGCCACTGCCTCCATTCCTTACGGCGTTCTCTGAGGAGCCGTCTGTGTAGACGTGAGTCCAGGTGCAATGTGGGTAGCGGTCCTGGATCATCTCCATGGCGAGGGCCTTCTGGACATGTGGTGACTGTTCGCCCTTTGCTGTCAGTCCTGGTACATCTGTTCTGACTTCATGAAAGCTCTTGCGTGGGGCCCAGACGTCTGAGACGAGTGTCTCACAGCAGCTGGGGTCAGCTTCCAGAGCTTCAGCATACTCCGTTTGGAGGTCCTTGACCTGATGTTTGAGGCTCTTTCGTTTCAGCCTGTTCTTGGTGCCCTTGTTGAGGTTTTAGTGAAGTGGGTGAGTGGTCAGTCTCTTCATCTTCTCTCCCTGGAGGACAGCTTTGTACTCTCGTCTGTCCTCGAGTGGTTCCAGGTCTGCTGTTTTCTCCATTTCTTGGATGGGTGTACTTTTCATGGCACCGAGGATGATCCTTAGCCTCATGTTCTGGACTTTGTCCAGCTttcctttgttggttttggaGGCAGTGGTCCATTTTGAGGAGGCGTATTCCATGACCGGTCTGACAGCGCCTGTGTAGACCTGTTTCAGAATGCCAGAGTTTGCGCCCCACTGGGTTCCTGCCAATTTCTTCATGAGCGAGAGCTTCTTCATTGCTCTTCCTTCTGTCGCTTCAATTTGCGGCTTCCACGTCAGACGTGTGTCCAGGGTGACTCCCAGAAACGTTGGCGTGTCGACCTGTGGGACTGCTGGGTCTTTCAGTTTCAGCAGGACCTTTTCCTTGAAGGTGGAGAGTGAGAAGAGAGTGCTGACCGACTTGGTAGTGTTCAGCTGTAATGCCCAGTGTTCTGACCAGCTGGACACGCTATTGATGGTGTTCTGGATACGGTGTGTTGCTGTGGAAGTGTGTTCTTCTGCACACCAGACTGCAAAGTCATCCGCATGCAGGGTGTTCGAGACATGTCTTGGCACCGTTGTTGTGATGTCATTTATGTAGACGAGGAAAAGGGTAGGGGAGATCACTCCGCCTTGTGGGACACCCTCTCTCAGCTTCACGAGGTTGCTGGTCGTCCCGTCTACCATCACTCTTGCTGTTCTGTTGAAGAGGAAATCACTCAGCCACTTGAACATCTTGCCACGGACGCCCGCATGCAAAAGCTTCAGTAGCAGCCCTTTTTTCCAGACTGTGTCGAAGGCCCGGGACAGATCAAAGAACACTGCCAGGACCTTCTTTTTCTCTTGGAAGGCATCTTCAATCTCCTGCGTCAAGAGGGCAAGCTGGTCTTCGGTGCTGCGATGTTGCCGGTAGCCTGTTTGGGTGGGTGCAAGGAAAGATCTGGACTCAAGAAGCGACAGCAGTCTCTTGTTCACGATCCTTTCCAGAAGCTTTCCAACGAAACTGAGTAGGCTGATGGGTCGATAGCTGGATGGGTCACGCTTATCCTTTCCTTTCTTCGAGATGGGTCTTATAAGGGCGACTTTCCAACTCGTAGGCACAGTGCCTGTCGACCAGCTCTGGTTGTAGATGGACAGAAGGAATCGCTTTGCACCAGGGCCGAGGTGCTTCAACATGTCATTGGAGATGCCATCAGGGCCTGGGGCCTTCTTCTGCTTCAGCTTTCTCAGTGCTTCTTCCAGCTCACGGAGGATCAGACGTTCGTTCATGCATGGGTCCAAATCAGTACTTGCTGTGTTGTGAAGTGCAGCTCGAGTCTGGCTTCGATCTACAGAGTTGTACATAGTAATACATTACACAAATATTTGAAACGTTCGTTAAGGATAGTTTCCCAGTCCTCCTCTTAAGTTTCAGATTCCCATCATCGTAAGACCCTGCTAAATCTGCCCATGAGACGCGGAAACGTATTTGAATACCCCGGtttctcttttaagacctatgAATGTCTAACTGACATGTCTTGGGAGGTTATTAATGGGTGggttggggagggagagggggggggggcagtgggGGCAGTACTCTCTGGCCACTAAAACTTGAATGTTATCATCACTCTTaggcttttttctttgttgCAGACTGCCCTGATGCCTCGCTAACCTCCGACTTCATGCTATACATTGAGGCGGGCATCAGTGGCTACAACGAGGAGGTCATATTGGGCGTGTCAGAAGACGAGTGCAAGAACGCCTGCGTTCAAAGCACTTCTTTCACCTGTCAAAACGTGGATTTGTATCTCGACGGGGTGGAATGCTACCTGCAGATTGTCACGGCCCGAACAAGCTTCACCACAGAGAACTCTGTCGGATGGAAGTTTTGGCAGCGGAATTGTCAGTGAGGGTCAGTCAACTAGTCCACGCCATGATGGATTTTTAGTGACGTCAGATGTCATGTGACTACTACTGATTTTAGTTTAATGAAAGATGACTTATACATACCTCTGTGGTCATTGAACGCCGAGCTCAAAGTAAACTGTAAGTGAGAATCGTCAGTCGACCCTATGATGCGTTTGGTTGACGTCAGACGTCACGTGACTGCACACAGAAGTCACATGGGCTgtggtgcacgagaaagttaccaccaCAATGGGAGCCTGCcgctatggcaatccgaatggtgcaaaagtcccttttagctcttgatgtctaaataacacattatttagctaaataacgcgttatttagctaaacaatgctttatttagctatatcatgcattatttagctaaataatgcattgtttaaattaaacaatgcattatttacagatacagaaaaaagagagcccagagcactaaataatgcattgtttagcataaataagagattgtgtttgtaaataactcattatttataaataattacgcgttttctctaaacaatatattatatgtaaataaagtgttatttaaataaataaaatattatttagataaataaaatattatttatctaaataaaatattatttagataaataaaatattatatgtaaataaaatattatttatctaaataaaatattatttatctaaataaaatattatttagataaataatttattatttagataaataatttattatttagataaataatttattatttactgtttttgccttgaaatagtattattacactaaataatgctttatatagctatataataggtttccgctatataattcatgatttggtaaataatacattatataccgtaaataaaatattatataccgtaaacaattcattgtttagcgcatcgcgaagccgttttttctcttgttgtttttttccacgtgtttccgtggatccacgagagctctgttgattctcaaactgaccaatcagacaactagcatctgtacactaattaaagtcccattgttgagtgtgacgaaaactcgtggtgacgatttta
This Littorina saxatilis isolate snail1 linkage group LG17, US_GU_Lsax_2.0, whole genome shotgun sequence DNA region includes the following protein-coding sequences:
- the LOC138952715 gene encoding uncharacterized protein, whose amino-acid sequence is MEMIQDRYPHCTWTHVYTDGSSENAVRNGGSGVYIRRPNGTTTSLSVPAGDLSSNYRAELHALITAEEHATGEDRSRQNIVLLTDSLSVLQSLLSGPTDLPTRQLDNCLSTLSQHNNVVLQWIPAHVGIAGNEEADRLAKGAL